A window from Citrus sinensis cultivar Valencia sweet orange chromosome 5, DVS_A1.0, whole genome shotgun sequence encodes these proteins:
- the LOC102626281 gene encoding uncharacterized protein LOC102626281: MGCFDCFDGGNKQQRKEQERLASAEARARAAEAAQNRQEQFEKSAAGRAARAQMEAMAKQSANTNKGEPVLKWQMN; the protein is encoded by the exons ATGGGATGCTTTGATTGCTTCGATGGGGGAAACAAGCAGCAGAGGAAGGAACAAGAGAGATTGGCTTCTGCAGAGGCTCGAGCCAGGGCTGCTGAGGCCGCCCAAAATCG GCAAGAGCAGTTTGAAAAGTCTGCCGCCGGAAGAGCTGCTCGTGCACAGATGGAAGCGATGGCAAAGCAATCTGCTAATACTAACAAAGGCGAACCAGTTCTAAAG TGGCAAATGAACTGA